The proteins below come from a single Mytilus edulis chromosome 5, xbMytEdul2.2, whole genome shotgun sequence genomic window:
- the LOC139524362 gene encoding uncharacterized protein → MGSKSKKNRVFGRSLGRHSRVRRGRHLGRPIYRIKKKSRNIKKDILKIKIKKIHNFYGTTLKKRMSNTSIYTAFSYGDNFRMRILKVKDLSPKGYRMMNLDCLQSHVSEITMHVCLCVEAMKVSSEGKTPIKLQTEVRSLGLASVMMAECQGCFKKFKFDTSPKVPGSKRYDVNVRAVWGSMVTGNGPAHLNELMATLNSPGLSQPTFTSIETDIGKWWHSILEREMMLAGQEERRLAIDRNDYHHEVPAITVIVDGGWSKRTHKHSHNAAGGVAIIIGKETKKLLHIGVRNKYCYICGQNDNKPHTCFKNWDKDSQSMESDIILEGFKQAEEKHGLRYMRVVGDGDSSVFATIREGVPGWGRQVTKEECANHICKCYRSNLEKMVTENPLYKGRHHLSKTTRVRLVSALRCAIRFRSKELKEQTVDVSTAIKRLRHDIINSVNHVFGQHDHCSDFCRAKTQQTDTSSDINTCTSSNSDHSTASSPTIVKNSDEPDLLDCQIDFWSEGSSLASQEESRLGTTIQYSNVEQHIIKDVLTLLNRIAEKSDRLISNSTTNLAESWMHIRTKFDGGKVYNLCNRGSWHARCYGGALRMNLGPQWSCQAWETCTATEPGKHFTARYKRNEQMLKNSIRHKSKPDVKQKRWKRKISSLKGCTTRKARQSYGTDAIEVTTDVSTTALEKLQNDFLDTHINLSADQCKQITLSTVQQSQSGLWHSERHKRITASNFGSIIRRNPSLPINKFVRNLLYSQFKGNRHTRNGILQEDTTIEEYKLKKAEDNENIYVNKTGLVIHPTNKFLAASPDGIVTSSTDGTGLIEIKNLLHSKPINLFEAANSNNFCLITINGNLKLKENHPYFFQCHGLLNVCHKPWIDFVVRTLNPYQMFIQRIYRDVDLWENTLLPKLKAFFTKALLPELASPREGKSPGIREPGIWVSSILSLKSIQKQPCLKFSCLRNNI, encoded by the coding sequence ATGGGCAGTAAAAGTAAAAAGAATAGAGTGTTTGGTAGAAGTCTGGGTAGGCATAGCAGAGTAAGGAGAGGGAGGCATTTAGGGAGACCTatttacagaattaaaaaaaaatctagaaacatcaaaaaagacattttgaagataaagataaagaaaatacaTAATTTCTATGGCACTACTTTGAAAAAACGTATGTCAAACACCTCTATTTATACCGCATTTTCCTATGGTGATAACTTCAGAATGAGGATACTCAAAGTTAAAGACCTCAGTCCAAAAGGTTACAGAATGATGAACTTAGACTGTTTGCAATCACATGTGTCTGAAATAACAATGCATGTATGTTTATGTGTAGAGGCAATGAAGGTTTCGTCTGAAGGAAAAACTCCTATCAAGCTACAGACAGAGGTGAGATCGTTAGGTTTAGCCAGTGTGATGATGGCAGAGTGCCAAGGGTGTTTcaagaaatttaaatttgatacgAGTCCCAAGGTCCCTGGTTCAAAACGTTACGACGTCAATGTGCGTGCTGTTTGGGGTAGTATGGTCACTGGCAATGGCCCAGCACATCTGAATGAACTAATGGCCACATTGAATTCACCTGGTTTGTCTCAGCCAACTTTTACATCAATTGAAACTGACATTGGGAAATGGTGGCACTCTATATTAGAACGGGAGATGATGCTAGCGGGTCAGGAAGAAAGACGTTTGGCAATTGATAGGAATGATTACCATCATGAGGTTCCTGCTATTACAGTAATAGTAGATGGAGGTTGGTCAAAGAGGACTCATAAGCATTCCCATAACGCTGCAGGTGGGGTTGCTATAATAATTGGGAAAGAAACTAAGAAACTGCTACACATAGGTGTTCGGAATAAATACTGCTATATTTGTGGTCAGAATGACAATAAACCCCACACATGCTTTAAGAATTGGGACAAAGACAGCCAGTCCATGGAAAGTGACATTATTTTAGAAGGGTTTAAACAGGCAGAAGAAAAACATGGTTTGCGGTACATGAGAGTGGTAGGCGATGGGGACTCTTCTGTTTTTGCAACTATCAGGGAAGGAGTGCCAGGGTGGGGAAGACAGGTAACTAAGGAGGAATGCGCCAACCATATATGTAAATGTTATCGTTCCAACTTGGAAAAGATGGTTACTGAAAACCCACTGTACAAAGGGAGACATCATTTGTCTAAAACAACGCGAGTGCGCCTGGTTAGTGCATTAAGATGTGCCATCCGCTTTAGGTCAAAAGAACTAAAAGAACAAACAGTAGATGTATCAACAGCAATTAAACGACTTCGCCATGACATCATAAACTCGGTCAATCATGTTTTTGGTCAACATGATCACTGTTCTGACTTCTGCCGCGCTAAAACCCAACAAACAGATACATCATCTgatattaatacatgtacttcatCAAACTCTGATCATTCAACAGCATCTTCACCCACCATAGTAAAAAACTCTGATGAACCAGATCTTTTAGATTGTCAGATAGATTTCTGGTCAGAAGGATCGTCCTTGGCATCCCAGGAAGAGTCCAGACTTGGTACAACCATACAGTACAGTAATGTAGAACAACATATAATTAAGGATGTCTTGACTTTGCTTAACAGAATAGCTGAGAAATCTGACCGCCTTATCAGCAACAGTACAACTAACCTGGCAGAGAGTTGGATGCACATCCGAACCAAATTTGATGGAGGAAAGGTCTATAACCTTTGTAACCGTGGGTCATGGCATGCAAGATGCTATGGAGGAGCTCTTCGCATGAATTTAGGTCCGCAGTGGTCATGTCAGGCTTGGGAAACGTGTACAGCAACAGAACCAGGAAAACATTTTACAGCTAGGTACAAACGTAACGAACAGATGCTTAAAAATTCCATTCGGCACAAATCAAAGCCAGATGTCAAACAAAAAAGGTGGAAACGAAAAATCTCATCTCTGAAAGGCTGCACTACAAGGAAAGCTAGACAATCGTATGGTACAGATGCCATTGAGGTTACTACTGATGTATCTACCACAGCGCTTGAAAAACTTCAGAATGATTTTTTGGATACACACATCAATCTTTCGGCAGatcaatgtaaacaaattacACTATCAACAGTTCAACAGTCTCAATCTGGTCTTTGGCATTCTGAACGTCATAAAAGAATAACTGCTTCAAACTTTGGCTCCATCATTAGACGAAACCcatctttacctataaataaatttgtcCGTAATTTGCTGTACTCCCAATTCAAAGGAAATAGACATACACGAAATGGCATTCTACAAGAAGATACCACCATAGAGGAATATAAGCTTAAGAAAGCAGAAGATAATGAGAATATCTATGTGAATAAAACTGGTCTTGTTATTCACCCAACCAACAAATTTTTAGCTGCTAGTCCAGACGGGATTGTTACATCATCAACTGACGGCACTGgacttattgaaataaaaaacctTTTGCATTCAAAACCAATCAACCTTTTTGAAGCTGCTAATTCAAACAATTTCTGCCTCATTACTATCAATGGAAATTTGAAGTTGAAGGAAAATCACCCTTATTTTTTCCAATGCCATGGCCTTCTGAATGTTTGTCACAAACCATGGATAGACTTTGTTGTGCGTACACTGAATCCATATCAGATGTTTATACAGAGAATTTATCGAGATGTTGACCTTTGGGAGAACACTCTACTACCAAAACTCAAAGCTTTCTTCACTAAGGCACTTTTACCTGAACTTGCCTCACCACGAGAAGGAAAGAGCCCAGGCATTCGAGAACCTGGAATATGGGTGAGTTCAATATTAAGTTTGAAATCAATCCAAAAACAGCCTTGTTTAAAATTCAGTTGTTTACGGAACAACATTTGA